Genomic segment of Caldanaerobius polysaccharolyticus DSM 13641:
TTGATGAACCTACTAGGGGAATAGACGTAGGTGCTAAAGTTGAAGTTTACAACCTCATGAATCAGTTACTGGATCAGGGGATTGGAATAATTATGATATCTTCTGAACTACCAGAAATCCTCGGCATGAGTGATAGAATTTTGGTGATGCACGAAGGCAAGATTACTGGCGAATTAATGAGAGAAGAAGCTACGCAAGAAAAAATAATGCAATATGCAACTGGAAATTAGAAATTCGTAAGGAGTGATTCGGATGGATGTTAAAGTCAATAAAGATGAAGTTGGTACAACAAGTAGAGCAATGTTTAACAGAGAATTTCTGCAAAAGTTTATAGCTTTTGCTGGATTGATTCTTTTGGTTGTATTCTTTTCGCTTGTGACAGATAGGTTTTTGCGTGCTGATAACTTGCTCACAGTAATGCTTCAGTCTTCAATTATAGCTATTGTGGCTATAGGCGAGACATTTGTAATCATTACATCTGGTATAGACCTGTCGGTGGGATCTGTATTAGGTTTGATAGGTATAGTAACGACTATGCTAATGGTGGCTCACTATCCTGTGTTCCTGGCGGTTGTAATAGGTCTTCTATTGGGGGCTCTTATAGGTTTCCTCAACGGTATCATAATTGATAAAGGTGGAATTCCACCGTTTATCGTAACCCTTGGAATGCTGAGTATTGCGAGAGGTGCTGCGCTTGTTTTAACGGGTGGTGTACCGGTATCAGGACTTCCAGAGTCATTCAACTTTATAGGTAACTATAATGTATTCGGATGGTTGCCGATGCCTGTAATAATAATGCTCATAATGGCTGTCATTTTCTCAAAAATACTTACTAAAACAAAGCTGGGTAGATATACCTACGCGATAGGCAGTAACGAAGAGGCTGCTAGGTTATCAGGTATAAACGTAAGCAGAATAAAGCAGTCTGTGTATACAATTTCAGGTGTGTTATCAGCTCTGGCTGGTATAATACTGGCGTCCAGGTTATTTACAGGCCAGCCAACTGCAGGTAATGGCTATGAGCTAAATGCTGTCGCTGCAGTTGTCATAGGTGGCGCAAGCCTCATGGGTGGTGAAGGTACGATACTCGGAACAATAATTGGTGCTCTTATAATGGGTGTGTTAAGCAACGGGTTGAATCTTTTAGGAGTATCACCATTTTGGCAGCAAATAGTTATAGGTGGAGTTATAGTCATTACTGTCTATTTAGATAAATTTAGAAATAAAGGTTAAAAGTTATTTAATATAACATTTTAAAGCATAATATAAAAATTTTAATATAAAAATCAATTTAAAAGGAGGCATTTTTATGAAAAAAATTGCATCTATTGTACTATCACTGTTGCTTGTTGCTGCGTTACTGGTAGGATGTGGTACAGGTAACAAGCAAAGCGCAAGTGCTAATCAAAATGCATCATCTTCGAATTCTACATCTTCAAGTAACAAGGAACGTAAAACTATTGCAGTAATAGTTAAATCTACAATGTTTGAATATTGGCAGGCCGTTAAAAAAGGCGCTGAAGATGCTGGAAAGAAAGATGATGTCAAGATCATTTTTCAAGGTCCTGCAACTGAAACTGATATAGCAGGTCAGATCAACTTCGTAGAAGACGCTATTAACAAAAAAGTCGATGGAATTGTTTTAGCAGCTTCAGATCCAAATGCATTGGCTCCTTATGTTGATAAAGCTGTGGCTGCTGGTATTCCGGTAGTAGGTATTGATTCCTCAGTTAATTCTGACAAAATTTCAAGCTTCATAGCTACAAACAATGAAGCGGCTGCTGCACAGGCTGCCGACGAATTGGCAAAATTGATCGGTGGAAAAGGCAAAGTGGCGATTGTTAATTTTGTTGCTGGAGCAGGTACAGCGATTGCCAGAGAAAAAGGGTTCAAAGATAGGATTGCAGAGAAATATCCTGACATTAAAATAGTCGCTACACAGTACAGTGAAGGTGATCAGGCCAAAGCACTTTCTATTGCAGAAGATATAATGACAGCGCATCCTGACTTAGCAGGATTCTTTGGCGCTAATGAAGGGAGCGCTGTAGGTGTGGCCAGAGCTGTACAGCAAAAGGGAATGGCAGGTAAGATTAAGGTTGTAGGCTTCGATAGCTCTGACACTGAAATAAATGCTCTTAAAAGCGGTACGATGCAAGCTTTTGTTGTACAAAACCCTTACAGAATGGGATTTGAAGGTGTAGAGACACTATTAAAGGTTATGAAAGGTGAAAAAGTTGAGAAAACAATTGATACAGGCGCTACAGTTGTTACGAAAGACAATATGGATGAACCTGCAATTCAGAATCTTCTTCACCCACTTGGTAACAAGTAAAGTTTAAAGGAATTTCAGGTTTTGTATGTTCCTGCGAAGACTTACAAAACCTGAAAAATTTGGGTTTAAATTCTAATTAATTAACATACACTATAAAATATGGGGGGATATTTTTATGGCTAATGTCAAAGACATTAAAGTTGCGCCTTTGCGCAATAGGTTGATAGGTTCGCTTCCCAAAATAGGCATTCGCCCTGTTATCGATGGGCGCCGCAACGGTATAAGGGAATCGCTTGAAGAGCAGACAATGGGAATGGCAAAGGCTGTTGCGGAATTTCTATCGTCTAATCTCAAACATTCCAATGGAATGCCGGTTGAATGCGTAATCGCTGATACCACCATAGGCGGTTTTGCAGAAGCTGCCAAAGCAGCGGAAAAGTTCGCAAGAGAAGGAGTAGGTGTCACGATAACGGTCACTCCGTGCTGGTGTTACGGCTCTGAGACTATTGATATGGACCCATATATGCCTAAAGCCATATGGGGATTCAACGGCACTGAGAGACCCGGTGCGGTGTACCTGGCAGCTGCTCTGGCAGCTCACAACCAAAAGGGTCTGCCTGCCTTTGGTATATACGGAAAAGACGTGCAGGATGCCACTGACAGGACGATTCCCGACGATGTAAAAGAGAAGCTTCTGAGGTTCGCAAAAGCGGGACTTGCAGTGGCTACCATGAGGAATAAGTCCTATTTGTCTATAGGAAATGTAGCCATGGGTATTGCAGGATCCATCGTTGACCCAGATTTCTTCGAGGATTATCTGGGCATGAGGGTTGAATACGTGGATATGTCAGAGCTCGTAAGGAGAATGGAAGAAGGGATTTACGACAAAGAAGAGTTTGAAAGGGGGATGAAATGGGTAAGAGAGAACTGCATTGAAGGAGAAGATAACAATCCCGATTACCTTAAGGTATCCAGGGAGAGAAAGGATAAAGAGTGGGAGACAGTAGTTAAGATGACGCTTATCATAAGGGATTTGATGGTAGGCAACAGAAGGCTTGCGGATCTTGGGTTTGTGGAAGAGTCGGAGGGCCACAATGCCATTGCAGCAGGTTTTCAGGGACAGAGGCAGTGGACAGACCATTTTCCCAACGGCGACTTCTCCGAGGCGATACTTAACTCATCCTTCGACTGGAACGGCATCAGAGAGCCATTTATCCTTGCGACCGAAAACGACTCTTTAAACGCCGTGGCAATGCTTTTTGGGCATTTTGCTTTCAGATAGAGCCCAGGTATTTGCAGATGTCAGACCCTATTGGAGTCCCGAGGCCGTAAAGAGGGTAACAGGTAAAGAGCTAACAGGCATAGCTGCCAATGGGATTATCCATCTGATCAATTCAGGTTCAGCAGCATTAGATGGAACAGGCCAGCAGAGAGATGCCGACGGCAATCCTGTTATGAAGCCTTTCTGG
This window contains:
- a CDS encoding ABC transporter substrate-binding protein; this encodes MKKIASIVLSLLLVAALLVGCGTGNKQSASANQNASSSNSTSSSNKERKTIAVIVKSTMFEYWQAVKKGAEDAGKKDDVKIIFQGPATETDIAGQINFVEDAINKKVDGIVLAASDPNALAPYVDKAVAAGIPVVGIDSSVNSDKISSFIATNNEAAAAQAADELAKLIGGKGKVAIVNFVAGAGTAIAREKGFKDRIAEKYPDIKIVATQYSEGDQAKALSIAEDIMTAHPDLAGFFGANEGSAVGVARAVQQKGMAGKIKVVGFDSSDTEINALKSGTMQAFVVQNPYRMGFEGVETLLKVMKGEKVEKTIDTGATVVTKDNMDEPAIQNLLHPLGNK
- a CDS encoding ABC transporter permease translates to MDVKVNKDEVGTTSRAMFNREFLQKFIAFAGLILLVVFFSLVTDRFLRADNLLTVMLQSSIIAIVAIGETFVIITSGIDLSVGSVLGLIGIVTTMLMVAHYPVFLAVVIGLLLGALIGFLNGIIIDKGGIPPFIVTLGMLSIARGAALVLTGGVPVSGLPESFNFIGNYNVFGWLPMPVIIMLIMAVIFSKILTKTKLGRYTYAIGSNEEAARLSGINVSRIKQSVYTISGVLSALAGIILASRLFTGQPTAGNGYELNAVAAVVIGGASLMGGEGTILGTIIGALIMGVLSNGLNLLGVSPFWQQIVIGGVIVITVYLDKFRNKG